From Medicago truncatula cultivar Jemalong A17 chromosome 7, MtrunA17r5.0-ANR, whole genome shotgun sequence, a single genomic window includes:
- the LOC25499092 gene encoding sm-like protein LSM2, with the protein MLFFSYFKDLVGREVTVELKNDLAIRGTLHSVDQYLNIKLENTRVVDQDRYPHMLSVRNCFIRGSVVRYVQLPPEGVDIELLHDATRREARGG; encoded by the exons ATG CTGTTCTTCTCGTACTTCAAAGATTTGGTGGGAAGAGAAGTGACGGTTGAACTCAAGAACGATTTAGCCATCAGAGGAACCTTGCATTCTGTTGACCAATACCTCAACATCAAGCTTGAAAACACTCGCGTTGTTGATCAAGACAGATACCCTCACATG CTTTCTGTAAGGAACTGCTTCATCAGAGGATCAGTGGTGAGATACGTACAATTGCCTCCAGAAGGTGTGGACATTGAACTGTTGCATGATGCCACAAGGAGAGAAGCCCGGGGTGGTTGA
- the LOC25499093 gene encoding NADPH-dependent aldehyde reductase-like protein, chloroplastic, which yields MASLPLQDRVAIVTGSSRGIGKEIALHLASLGARLVINYTSNSNNADSVAAEINANQTTFRAITVRADVSDPEGVKSLFDSAEEAFKSPVHILVNSAGVLDAKYPTIANTTVESFDRIMNINLKGAFLCTKEAANRLKRGGGGRIILLTSSLVAALKICMGAYTASKAAVEAMTKILAKELKGTGITANCVAPGPIATEMFFEGKTEEMVKKTEEESPFGRLGETKDVAPVVGFLATDASEWVNGQIIRVNGGYV from the coding sequence ATGGCTTCTCTACCGCTTCAAGACCGAGTTGCAATCGTCACCGGTTCCTCCCGTGGAATCGGTAAAGAGATCGCACTCCACCTTGCTTCACTCGGCGCAAGACTCGTCATCAACTATACCTCCAACTCCAACAATGCTGATTCCGTCGCCGCCGAGATCAACGCCAACCAAACAACTTTTCGAGCCATCACCGTCCGCGCTGACGTGTCTGATCCGGAGGGTGTAAAATCTCTCTTCGACTCCGCCGAAGAAGCCTTCAAATCGCCTGTCCACATCCTGGTTAACTCAGCCGGCGTCCTCGACGCCAAGTACCCTACCATAGCAAACACAACCGTTGAAAGCTTCGATCGTATCATGAATATAAACTTAAAAGGAGCGTTTCTCTGTACGAAGGAGGCGGCGAATCGTTTGAAGCGTGGCGGAGGAGGGAGAATCATACTGCTGACATCGTCATTGGTGGCGGCATTGAAGATCTGTATGGGAGCTTACACAGCGTCGAAGGCGGCTGTGGAAGCGATGACGAAGATTCTGGCGAAGGAGCTGAAGGGAACGGGGATTACTGCAAACTGTGTGGCACCGGGACCGATTGCAACGGAGATGTTTTTCGAAGGGAAAACGGAGGAGATGGTGAAGAAAACTGAAGAAGAGAGTCCGTTTGGTAGACTTGGTGAGACTAAAGATGTTGCTCCTGTTGTTGGTTTTTTGGCTACTGATGCTTCTGAATGGGTTAATGGTCAAATTATTCGTGTTAACGGTGGctatgtttag
- the LOC25499094 gene encoding NADPH-dependent aldehyde reductase-like protein, chloroplastic: MATSLPQSPPLQDRVAIVTGSSRGIGKEIALHLASLGARLVINYTSNSHLADSVAAEINANQTTPRAITVRADVSDPEGVKSLFDSAEQAFNSPVHILVNSAGVLDAELPTIANTTVETFDRIMNVNARGAFLCAKEAANRLKRGGGGRIIFLTTSLAAAFKPGYGAYTASKAGVEAMTKILAKELKGTGITANCVAPGPTATELFLEGKSEERVKMIAESNPFGRIGETKDISPVVGFLASDSGEWVNAQIIRVNGGFV, translated from the coding sequence ATGGCAACTTCACTTCCCCAATCACCACCACTTCAAGACCGAGTCGCAATCGTTACCGGCTCCTCCCGCGGAATCGGAAAAGAGATCGCACTTCACCTTGCTTCACTCGGCGCAAGACTCGTCATCAACTACACTTCCAACTCCCACCTCGCTGACTCCGTTGCCGCCGAGATCAACGCTAATCAAACCACTCCACGAGCCATAACCGTTCGCGCCGACGTATCCGATCCAGAAGGTGTAAAATCTCTCTTCGACTCCGCTGAACAAGCCTTCAACTCACCAGTTCATATCCTAGTCAACTCAGCCGGAGTCCTCGACGCCGAGTTACCAACTATAGCAAACACAACCGTTGAAACGTTCGATCGTATCATGAACGTGAACGCAAGGGGAGCGTTTCTCTGTGCAAAAGAAGCTGCGAACAGGTTAAAGCGTGGCGGTGGAGGTAGAATTATATTTCTGACAACTTCACTAGCAGCGGCGTTTAAGCCAGGTTACGGCGCGTACACGGCATCGAAAGCGGGAGTGGAAGCCATGACGAAGATTCTGGCGAAGGAGCTGAAGGGGACTGGGATTACTGCGAATTGCGTGGCGCCGGGACCGACTGCAACGGAGTTGTTTTTAGAAGGGAAGTCGGAGGAGAGGGTGAAGATGATTGCAGAAAGTAATCCGTTTGGTAGAATTGGTGAGACTAAAGATATTTCGCCTGTTGTTGGGTTTTTGGCATCTGATTCTGGTGAATGGGTTAATGCTCAAATTATTCGTGTCAATGGTGGCTTTGTTTAG
- the LOC112416436 gene encoding uncharacterized protein has protein sequence MYDSLRKEWKVWHNLFGKVTGLGWNFEKNTVDASDEWWEKKELENPQYAKFRDKGLPFAHQLTTLFKDFVANGEHAWAPSSGVLPNENLGNDDNDVGLDVEGSGDSEDASIGATTGFGNINLNTSQGAASQSSGQKRKSYWG, from the exons ATGTATGATAGTTTGAGAAAGGAATGGAAAGTATGGCATAACTTGTTTGGAAAAGTTACCGGATTAGGATGGAATTTTGAGAAGAATACCGTTGATGCATCCGATGAGTGGTGGGAGAAGAAAGAATTG GAAAATCCTCAATATGCAAAGTTTAGAGACAAGGGACTTCCATTTGCTCACCAACTAACCACACTTTTCAAGGATTTTGTGGCTAATGGAGAGCATGCTTGGGCACCATCAAGTGGTGTATTACCTAATGAGAACTTGGgtaatgatgataatgatgttgGCTTGGATGTTGAAGGCTCGGGTGATAGTGAAGATGCAAGCATTGGAGCAACAACTGGTTTTGGAAATATTAACTTGAATACATCACAAGGAGCTGCTAGTCAAAGTAGTGGACAAAAGAGAAAGAGTTATTGGGGCTGa
- the LOC112416716 gene encoding mediator of RNA polymerase II transcription subunit 33A, translating into MAMAVPAQTIAGYDRFPWDAILLQTNSALMNNTDPNVWASQIISTLRSTAVTLPSVDLAHRLVSHLFWNHHSPIAWKLLDIAASLNLLPPLLLVALLSTRIVPMRKVYPQAYRLYLELVKQYVLMLQFRNNSPNYEMIMESIDNVLQLSQVYSHKVCEPGVALVEFVFSILWQLLEAILDDEGLLDHVPENKPRWLSRSHDMDIAEHDCINEMKTEQKEGMQRKNTMIAIEIIVQLLQNKMTSRLLCLVHRNMPSYWGSFNHQMQLIASKSSILKNLKHITADTLLSLMENIHGVVSCNTKSKLESNVVIPAGSQIAFGGQCEGSSWSSIWLPIDLILEDALDGGHVAALSAIEIITGMNV; encoded by the exons ATGGCTATGGCCGTTCCCGCCCAAACCATCGCCGGCTACGATCGTTTCCCATGGGACGCGATTCTTCTCCAAACCAACTCAGCTTTGATGAACAACACCGATCCTAACGTATGGGCGTCGCAAATCATCTCAACACTCCGTTCCACCGCTGTCACTCTCCCTTCCGTCGACCTCGCTCACCGTTTAGTCTCTCATTTGTTCTGGAACCATCACTCTCCCATCGCTTGGAAGCTTCTAGACATTGCTGCTTCACTCAACCTTCTTCCTCCGTTGCTCCTCGTCGCTCTTCTCTCCACTAG GATTGTTCCGATGAGAAAAGTTTATCCACAAGCTTATAGACTTTATCTGGAACTCGTGAAGCAATATGTGTTAATGCTTCAATTTCGTAACAATTCTCCTAACTATGAAAT GATAATGGAATCAATTGATAATGTTCTTCAGCTTTCGCAAGTATACAGCCACAAGGTGTGTGAACCGGGAGTTGCTCTTGTTGAATTTGTCTTCTCAATTTTATGGCAGTTACTTGAAGCAATTTTGGATGATGAAGGGTTATTAGATCATGTTCCAGAGAATAAGCCAAGATGGCTAAGCAGATCACATGATATGGATATTGCTGAGCATGACTGCAtcaatgaaatgaaaactgAGCAGAAGGAGGGGATGCAGAGGAAAAACACAATGATAGCTATTGAGATCATTGTACagcttttacaaaataaaatgacatcAAGGCTTCTTTGCTTAGTTCATCGAAACAT GCCATCATACTGGGgatcattcaatcatcaaatGCAGCTAATTGcatcaaaatcttcaattttgaagaatttgaaACATATTACTGCAGACACCCTTTTATCTTTGATGGAAAATATTCACGGGGTTGTATCATGCAATACAAAATCTAAGCTGGAGTCCAATGTAGTCATACCTGCTGGTTCTCAAATAGCTTTTGGTGGTCAATGTGAAGGTAGTAGTTGGTCTTCGATTTGGCTTCCTATTGATCTAATACTTGAAGATGCTTTGGATGGAGGGCACGTAGCAGCTTTAAGTGCTATTGAAATTATTACTGGTATGAAtgtatga
- the LOC25499095 gene encoding mediator of RNA polymerase II transcription subunit 33A, giving the protein MWHNTFLGLWIAALRLVQRERNLSEGPVPRLDTCMCILLSITTNVVANIIEEEEGELIEEAECGPTNQGKNQQVLGKRRGELITCLQSLGDFQCLLTPPQAVLREANQAAAKAMPIMLVSGNPVGSGHSKSSSMDDLPMNCFGNLRHLIVEACIARNILDTSAYFWPGYVNACSNQIPSSISNQVDGWSSLMKGSKLTPGLVDVLAATPASSLAEIEKVYEITIDGSDEEKISAATILCGASLASGWNIQEHTIIFITKLLSPICLPNHTGTENHLISQARFLNVLLVGISSADCVHIFSLHGLVPLLAAGLMQICEVFGSCVYDVSWTVATGGKLSPQEVFSNAFTLLLRFWRFDHLSIEQVRGNAATPPLGNLFSPENLLLVRNNRVASFGRSTKDSLKLKRLSKIVRFPKESIYIDSFPKLNFWHRQHQERIASTHSGFMPGGHVQQIVDALLRMMFRKVNVGFEPSTPTTLGSISSSRFGSALDDALVKLKVPAWDILEAVPFVLDASLNACAYGTVSTRELATGLKRLADFIPASLVAIASYFSAEVTRGIWKPVFMNGTDWPSPAANLSLVEQHIKKILAATGVDVPSLAIDEEYPATLPLPLAAFVSLSITYKLDKGKGRFLLLIGPTLNAVASVCVWPCMPILTSLWIQKVKRWRDYFLLRASGTVFHHNKDAVVQLLKSCFTSTLGLGSTCMNNNGGVGALLGHGLASHSPVAPGILYLRVYRFIGDIMFLNKAIMSILLLSVRDIASSDELPKGDVKKQLNKIKYGMKRGQVSLVRYMARVKQAALLGASLVWISGGQKLVQSLIRGTVPSWFLSADTLEQEDGETGVLVAMLSGYALAYFVMLSVAFAWGIDHSSVPPNRRAKVIAIHLDFLADTMERFTTLSCHHATWQAYVSGFVSLIVCCTPMWIREVDAELLKRLSKGLRQLNEDELALRLLEIGGIGVMGTAAEMIIESARML; this is encoded by the exons ATGTGGCACAATACGTTTTTGGGTTTATGGATTGCGGCACTGCGGTTGGTTCAAAGG GAAAGGAATTTGAGTGAAGGTCCAGTACCTCGTCTTGATACTTGTATGTGTATATTATTGAGCATTACAACCAATGTGGTCGCAAATATTattgaagaagaggaaggtgaaCTGATTGAAGAAGCTGAGTGTGGCCCTACAAATCAAGGAAAGAATCAACAGGTTCTGGGGAAGCGTCGCGGGGAATTGATAACTTGCTTACAGTCATTGGGTGATTTTCAGTGTTTGCTTACTCCACCTCAAGCTGTTCTCAGGGAAGCCAATCAAGCTGCTGCCAAGGCTATGCCTATTATGCTGGTATCGGGAAACCCTGTGGGTAGTGGGCACTCAAAATCATCGAGCATGGATGACTTGCCCATGAATTGTT TTGGCAATTTACGGCATCTAATTGTTGAGGCCTGTATTGCAAGAAATATACTTGACACATCGGCTTATTTTTGGCCTGGCTATGTGAATGCCTGCAGCAATCAAATTCCTTCCAGCATTTCTAACCAGGTGGATGGCTGGTCTTCATTGATGAAGGGATCAAAGTTAACTCCTGGGTTAGTTGATGTCTTAGCAGCAACTCCTGCTTCCAG CTTAGCGGAGATCGAAAAGGTTTATGAAATTACAATTGATGGTTCAGATGAAGAGAAGATTTCTGCTGCTACCATTCTGTGTGGTGCATCTCTAGCAAGCGGATGGAATATACAG GAAcacactattatttttatcacaaAGTTGCTCTCACCTATTTGTTTGCCTAATCACACTGGGACTGAAAATCATTTAATCAGCCAAGCACGATTTCTAAATGTCCTTCTTGTTGGAATCTCATCTGCAGACTGTGTTCATATTTTCTCCTTACATGGTTTG GTTCCATTACTTGCGGCAGGGCTAATGCAAATATGTGAGGTTTTTGGCTCATGTGTTTATGATGTCTCATGGACTGTCGCAACCGGAGGAAAACTCTCTCCTCAAGAGGTGTTCTCTAATGCGTTTACTCTTTTGCTTAGATTCTGGCGGTTTGACCATTTATCCATTGAACAAGTAAGGGGCAATGCAGCAACTCCACCACTTGGAAATCTATTTAGTCCTGAAAACCTTTTATTGGTTCGAAACAATAGAGTTGCATCATTTGGAAGATCAACAAAGGATAGTCTAAAGCTCAAAAGATTATCAAAAATTGTACGCTTTCCTAAAGAATCTATATATATTGATTCCTTTCCAAAACTAAACTTTTGGCATCGACAACATCAAGAACGCATTGCTTCGACCCACTCTGGTTTTATGCCTGGAGGGCATGTTCAACAGATTGTTGATGCTTTACTAAGGATGATGTTTAGGAAGGTAAATGTTGGTTTTGAGCCTTCGACACCTACGACCTTAGGAAGCATCAGCTCTTCTCGATTCGGGTCTGCATTGGATGATGCTTTAGTGAAACTAAAAGTGCCTGCCTGGGATATTCTGGAAGCCGTTCCCTTTGTGTTGGATGCTTCTCTGAATGCTTGTGCTTATGGAACGGTCTCTACCCGTGAATTGGCTACAG GCCTCAAACGTTTAGCCGATTTTATTCCAGCATCTTTGGTTGCCATTGCAAGCTACTTTTCAGCTGAAGTTACAAGGGGCATATGGAAGCCAGTATTCATGAATGGAACTGATTGGCCTAGCCCTGCTGCAAATTTATCCCttgttgaacaacatataaagaaaattttagCAGCCACAGGTGTTGATGTACCAAGCCTTGCTATAG ATGAGGAATATCCAGCTACACTTCCTTTGCCTTTGGCAGCTTTCGTAAGCCTATCAATAACATACAAACTTGACAAAGGCAAAGGAAGATTCCTCCTTCTGATTGGCCCAACTCTTAATGCTGTTGCTTCTGTTTGCGTCTGGCCCTGCATGCCCATTTTGACCTCTTTATGGATCCAAAAGGTGAAGCGTTGGCGTGACTACTTTTTGCTACGTGCTTCCGGAACTGTCTTCCATCACAACAAAGATGCGGTAGTTCAGCTGCTAAAAAGTTGCTTCACATCCACTCTCGGACTTGGCTCTACCTGTATGAATAATAATGGTGGTGTTGGTGCCCTTCTTGGTCATGGCCTTGCTTCCCACTCTCCAGTTGCTCCAGGGATTCTCTACTTAAGAGTGTACCGGTTTATTGGAGATATCATGTTTTTGAACAAAGCAATCATGTCTATTCTATTGCTTTCAGTTAGAGACATAGCAAGTAGTGACGAGTTACCTAAAGGCGATGTAAAGAAACAACTAAATAAAATCAAGTATGGAATGAAACGTGGACAAGTTTCTCTTGTCAGATACATGGCACGGGTCAAGCAAGCCGCGTTACTTGGTGCTTCATTGGTTTGGATATCAGGTGGACAAAAGTTGGTTCAATCATTGATAAGAGGCACTGTTCCTTCCTGGTTTTTATCGGCTGATACGTTGGAGCAGGAGGATGGAGAAACTGGAGTGCTGGTTGCTATGCTTAGCGGCTATGCACTGGCGTATTTTGTTATGCTTAGTGTAGCATTTGCATGGGGTATTGACCATTCTTCAGTTCCACCAAATCGACGAGCAAAGGTTATTGCAATTCATTTGGACTTCCTTGCAGACACAATGGAGAGGTTTACAACACTGAGTTGCCATCATGCTACTTGGCAAGCCTATGTGTCAGGTTTTGTGAGCTTGATAGTGTGCTGCACTCCAATGTGGATCCGTGAGGTTGATGCGGAATTGTTGAAGAGACTGAGCAAGGGATTAAGACAATTGAATGAAGATGAGTTGGCTCTTCGCCTTTTGGAAATTGGAGGGATAGGTGTCATGGGTACAGCAGCTGAAATGATAATAGAATCTGCACGTATGTTGTAA